One region of Salvia miltiorrhiza cultivar Shanhuang (shh) chromosome 3, IMPLAD_Smil_shh, whole genome shotgun sequence genomic DNA includes:
- the LOC131015517 gene encoding guanine nucleotide-binding protein alpha-1 subunit — translation MVFVLCTLIDSMGSLCSRHRQSPADPAENEQTAEIERRIEQETKAEKHIQKLLLLGAGDSGKSTIFKQIKLLFQSGFDEAELKGYTPVIHANVYHTIKILYDGSKELAQSLEDSSKFIVSDENKEIGEKFSEIGGRLNYPRLTKEIAHEIGTLWRDNAIQETYVRGNELQLPDCAHFFMENLQRLSDIDYVPTKEDVLYARVRTTGVVEIQFSPVGENKKSGEVYRLFDVGGQKNERRKWIHLFEGVSAVIFCAAISEYDQTLFEDDNKNRMMETKELFEWILKQPCFEKTSFLLFLNKFDLFEKKVLKVPLNVCGWFKDYQPVSTGKQEIEHAYEFVKKKFEELYFQSTAPDRVDRVFKIYRTTALDQKLVKKTFKLVDETLRRRNLFEAGLL, via the exons ATGGTGTTTGTATTGTGCACTTTAATAGACAGTATGGGATCACTATGCAGTAGACATCGGCAGAGTCCAGCTGATCCTGCGGAGAATGAGCAG ACTGCGGAAATTGAAAGGCGAATTGAGCAGGAAACAAAGGCTGAGAAGCACATTCAGAAACTTCTGTTACTTG GTGCTGGAGATTCTGGAAAGTCCACCATTTTCAAGCAG ATAAAACTTCTGTTTCAGAGCGGGTTTGATGAGGCTGAGCTGAAAGGCTATACTCCAGTCATCCATGCCAATGTTTATCACACAATAAAA ATATTATATGATGGGTCGAAGGAATTGGCTCAAAGTTTAGAAGATTCCTCAAAGTTCATTGTATCTGATGAAAATAAG GAAATTGGAGAaaaattttcagaaattggTGGTAGGTTGAATTATCCACGTCTAACTAAGGAGATCGCACATGAAATTGGAACTCTTTGGAGAGATAATGCCATACAG GAAACATATGTCCGTGGTAATGAACTTCAACTTCCAGATTGTGCTCATTTTTTTATGGAAAATTTGCAAAGACTGTCTGATATAGACTATGTTCCTACTAAG GAAGATGTTCTTTATGCCAGGGTTCGGACAACCGGTGTTGTAGAAATCCAGTTCAG CCCAGTTGGAGAAAACAAGAAAAGTGGGGAAGTATATCGTCTCTTTGATGTGGGAGGCCAGAAAAATGAACGAAGAAAATGGATTCATTTATTTGAGGGCGTTTCAGCTGTGATATTCTGTGCTGCTATAAGCGA GTACGATCAAACTCTCTTTGAGGATGATAACAAAAACCGAATGATGGAGACAAAAGAACTCTTTGAGTGGATTCTGAAGCAACCATGCTTTGAG AAAACTTCGTTCCTGCTGTTTCTcaacaaatttgatttatttgaaaaaaaggTCCTCAAA GTCCCGTTGAATGTTTGTGGGTGGTTCAAGGATTACCAGCCAGTTTCAACAGGGAAACAAGAAATTGAGCATGCATACGA GTTTGTGAAGAAGAAATTCGAGGAGCTGTATTTCCAAAGCACTGCACCTGATCGTGTGGACCGGGTCTTCAAGATCTACAGAACAACGGCCTTAGATCAGAAGCTCGTGAAGAAGACTTTCAAGCTGGTAGACGAGACTTTGAGAAGGCGAAATCTATTCGAAGCAGGGCTCTTGTGA